In the genome of Granulibacter bethesdensis CGDNIH1, one region contains:
- the pstB gene encoding phosphate ABC transporter ATP-binding protein PstB — protein sequence MAASRVMVESQPKIAVRNLDFYYGSHKALKSISLDVHERQVLGMIGPSGCGKSTLLRILNKMYALYPGQRAEGEVLLDGENVLGKDVDVNVLRSRVGMVFQKPTPFPMSIYENIAFGIRLHEKLSKAEMDERIEWSLTRAALWSEVKDRLHTAAAGMSGGQQQRLCIARTIAVKPEVILLDEPTSALDPISTLKIEELVDELKRDFTIAIVTHNMQQAARCADRVAFFYMGELVEVGTALDMFTNPREQRTQEYITGRFG from the coding sequence ATGGCCGCATCCCGTGTCATGGTTGAAAGTCAGCCGAAAATTGCCGTGCGCAACCTCGATTTCTACTATGGCTCGCACAAGGCTCTCAAATCCATTTCGCTTGATGTTCATGAGCGTCAGGTTCTGGGCATGATCGGGCCCTCCGGCTGTGGTAAATCCACATTGCTGCGTATCCTGAACAAGATGTATGCGCTTTATCCCGGCCAGCGTGCCGAGGGTGAGGTGCTGTTGGATGGCGAGAACGTTCTCGGCAAAGATGTCGATGTCAACGTACTGCGCAGCCGGGTCGGCATGGTGTTCCAGAAGCCGACGCCATTTCCCATGTCGATCTATGAGAACATCGCGTTCGGCATCCGCCTGCACGAAAAGCTTTCCAAGGCGGAGATGGATGAGCGGATCGAATGGTCGCTGACCCGTGCCGCCCTATGGAGCGAGGTCAAGGATCGCCTTCATACGGCGGCCGCCGGAATGTCCGGCGGTCAGCAGCAGCGCCTATGCATTGCGCGCACCATCGCTGTAAAACCTGAAGTCATCCTGCTCGATGAACCGACCAGCGCGCTTGATCCGATCAGCACTCTGAAGATTGAAGAGCTGGTGGATGAGCTGAAGCGCGATTTCACCATCGCCATCGTGACACATAACATGCAGCAGGCTGCGCGCTGTGCGGATCGTGTTGCATTTTTCTACATGGGCGAACTGGTGGAAGTCGGCACGGCGCTCGACATGTTCACCAACCCGCGTGAGCAGCGCACGCAGGAATACATCACCGGTCGCTTCGGCTGA
- the phoU gene encoding phosphate signaling complex protein PhoU translates to MTNQLGSPHIVSSYEQDLQQLSDMITRMGGMVENQLALAVTSIINKDMEAANRAIDIDPAIDALETEIQQFIVRLLALRQPVAIDLRMVLSALKITSDLERIGDYSKNVAKRGIVLNQFSLPFSLTGLAHMGQLVQQNMKTIIDAVGENDTSRAEEVWRSDTAIDDMYNAIFRELITYMMEDPRDITPCTHLLFIAKNLERIGDHATNIAETVFYTVSGHPLPDERPKSDNTSYMVARPSPDATS, encoded by the coding sequence ATGACCAACCAACTGGGTTCACCCCATATTGTTTCAAGCTATGAGCAGGATCTTCAACAGCTCAGTGATATGATCACGCGCATGGGCGGGATGGTGGAAAACCAGCTTGCTCTGGCAGTGACGTCCATCATCAACAAGGATATGGAAGCCGCCAATCGCGCGATTGATATCGACCCTGCGATTGATGCGTTGGAAACCGAGATCCAGCAATTCATCGTGCGTCTTCTGGCACTGCGCCAGCCGGTGGCGATCGATCTGCGGATGGTGCTTTCCGCGCTGAAAATTACCAGTGATCTGGAGCGCATTGGCGATTATTCCAAAAACGTTGCCAAGCGCGGTATCGTGCTGAACCAGTTTTCGCTGCCCTTCAGTCTGACCGGTCTGGCTCATATGGGCCAGCTTGTTCAGCAGAATATGAAGACCATCATTGATGCGGTTGGTGAGAATGATACCAGCCGTGCTGAAGAAGTCTGGCGCTCCGACACGGCGATCGACGATATGTATAATGCGATCTTCCGTGAACTGATTACTTATATGATGGAAGATCCGCGCGACATTACGCCTTGCACGCATCTTCTGTTTATTGCCAAAAATCTTGAACGGATCGGTGATCACGCCACTAATATCGCGGAGACGGTGTTCTATACCGTTTCCGGTCATCCTTTGCCGGATGAACGGCCCAAAAGTGATAACACGTCCTATATGGTGGCGCGTCCGTCGCCGGATGCGACATCCTGA
- the phoB gene encoding phosphate regulon transcriptional regulator PhoB, whose amino-acid sequence MRFAQEETRSRPAEAPAGQIRPTVLIVEDEAALATMLRYNLEKQGFRVEEASDGQEALHRLSEVQPDLVLLDWMLPGLSGIEVCRQIRRKPGTRDLPIIMVTARVEDQDAVRALNTGADDYITKPFNMQALQARIRALLRRASPVTAKGMLTFHDITMDLATHRVHRNNRPIHLGPTEFRLMEFFLQHPRRVFSREELLDSVWGTDIHVEPRTVDVHIRRLRKAVNGEGEVDLVRTVRAAGYALDTDPL is encoded by the coding sequence ATGCGCTTTGCACAGGAAGAAACCCGTTCCCGTCCTGCGGAGGCTCCAGCAGGCCAGATTCGTCCAACCGTGCTGATTGTCGAGGATGAGGCGGCATTGGCGACAATGCTGCGCTATAATCTGGAAAAGCAGGGCTTCCGTGTCGAGGAAGCTTCTGATGGTCAGGAAGCGCTGCATCGCCTGTCGGAAGTTCAGCCTGATCTGGTCCTGCTGGACTGGATGCTGCCTGGGCTGTCCGGTATCGAGGTCTGTCGTCAGATACGCCGGAAACCCGGCACCCGTGATCTGCCGATCATTATGGTGACCGCCCGTGTCGAGGATCAGGATGCTGTTCGGGCCTTGAATACAGGCGCGGATGATTACATCACCAAACCGTTCAACATGCAGGCTTTGCAAGCCCGTATTCGCGCGTTGTTGCGCCGGGCCAGCCCGGTCACGGCGAAGGGCATGCTGACCTTCCATGACATTACAATGGATCTGGCAACCCATCGCGTGCATCGGAACAACCGTCCGATCCATCTCGGCCCGACCGAATTCCGGCTGATGGAATTCTTCCTGCAACATCCGCGGCGGGTTTTCTCGCGTGAGGAACTGCTGGATTCAGTCTGGGGCACCGATATTCATGTGGAGCCGCGCACAGTGGATGTGCATATCCGTCGCCTGCGCAAGGCCGTGAACGGAGAGGGTGAAGTTGATCTGGTGCGTACGGTACGGGCTGCCGGTTATGCCCTGGATACTGATCCGTTATGA